In Streptomyces sp. DG2A-72, one genomic interval encodes:
- a CDS encoding aromatic prenyltransferase → MSGPVNGEVDVETVYSAIEEAAGLLDLRCSPDTVRPILEAFEPFEGGIIFSASAGEGHAGDLDLTIQVPRAIDDPYAHALAHGLVPPTDHPVGALLSDLRKHCSVDEFLIDFAVLGGFHKIYVHFPRDVQGVSQLAAISSMPRALGENADFFAQHGLDDVAMIAIDYTNRTVNAYFTFPAGLEAATVSSILRDLGLPEPDEELVESARKTFRAYVTLGWDSGRIERISFARSLDLAVVQPRVEPEIVRFVTGTPYTYEGDRFSISIVKWSPDGEWFNVGSYYRFGPLQWDVLRKILT, encoded by the coding sequence ATGTCCGGACCGGTCAATGGGGAAGTCGATGTGGAAACGGTGTACTCGGCCATCGAGGAAGCCGCCGGCCTGCTCGACCTGCGCTGCTCGCCGGACACGGTCCGGCCGATCCTGGAAGCATTCGAGCCGTTCGAGGGCGGGATCATCTTCAGCGCCTCGGCCGGCGAAGGACACGCGGGAGATCTCGATCTCACCATCCAGGTGCCCCGAGCGATCGACGATCCCTACGCCCACGCTCTGGCGCACGGGCTCGTGCCGCCGACCGACCATCCCGTGGGCGCCCTGCTCTCGGACCTCCGCAAGCACTGCTCCGTCGACGAGTTCCTCATCGACTTCGCGGTTCTGGGCGGCTTCCACAAGATCTATGTGCACTTCCCCCGCGACGTGCAGGGAGTGTCCCAGCTCGCCGCCATCTCCTCCATGCCCCGTGCGCTGGGTGAGAACGCCGACTTCTTCGCCCAGCACGGCCTGGACGACGTAGCGATGATCGCGATCGACTACACGAACCGGACCGTAAACGCATACTTCACGTTTCCGGCCGGCCTAGAGGCGGCGACCGTCTCGTCGATCCTTCGCGACCTCGGGCTGCCGGAACCCGACGAAGAACTGGTGGAGTCCGCACGGAAGACGTTCCGGGCCTACGTCACGCTGGGCTGGGACTCCGGACGGATCGAGCGGATCAGCTTCGCCCGCAGCCTCGATCTGGCGGTCGTCCAGCCCCGGGTGGAGCCGGAGATCGTGCGGTTCGTAACCGGCACTCCGTACACGTACGAAGGCGATCGCTTCAGCATCTCGATCGTCAAGTGGTCGCCCGACGGCGAGTGGTTCAACGTCGGGTCGTACTACCGATTCGGCCCGTTGCAGTGGGACGTACTGCGGAAGATCCTGACGTGA
- a CDS encoding GNAT family N-acetyltransferase: protein MPDLVQITDARAITPELRRQLIDCWIAVTNSGGAAGFPFPPVQDDDVAPATDKLLSRLHPQHSRLITARFDDVLAGWVILNRDPYRLVGHWGTVHHLQTHPEFRSRGVGSALMRELRKIARNDLGLEQLHLAARGEEGLEDFYSRLGWREVGRWPGALRLAPDDTRDEVLMLLDPL, encoded by the coding sequence ATGCCAGACCTTGTCCAGATCACCGATGCCCGCGCAATCACACCCGAACTCCGACGCCAGCTGATCGACTGCTGGATCGCGGTCACCAACTCGGGTGGCGCCGCCGGATTCCCCTTCCCGCCGGTCCAAGACGATGACGTCGCGCCCGCCACCGACAAGCTCCTCAGCCGTCTCCACCCGCAACACAGCCGACTCATCACCGCCAGATTCGACGACGTTCTTGCCGGATGGGTCATCCTCAACCGCGATCCCTATCGACTCGTCGGGCACTGGGGCACGGTCCACCACCTGCAGACCCACCCCGAATTCCGCAGCCGTGGTGTCGGCTCCGCACTCATGCGCGAACTACGGAAGATCGCCCGCAACGACTTGGGGCTCGAACAGCTCCATCTCGCAGCCCGAGGAGAAGAAGGGCTGGAGGACTTCTACAGCCGACTCGGGTGGCGTGAGGTCGGTCGCTGGCCCGGGGCCCTCCGCCTCGCGCCCGACGACACCCGGGACGAGGTCCTGATGCTCCTCGATCCCCTCTGA
- a CDS encoding NUDIX hydrolase: protein MPLLNLRHAARAIVLDGEDRILLCRFVLPERVVWATPGGGIEAGESPQEALRRELREEIGLVIDGTPPHVWHRKVVGPGYVSGYDGAIEDYFLVRTAAFRPDGALSSDELAAENITGFRWWQLSEIADYQGSDLFGPRDLAGPLTRLIKDGVPDQPLELGL, encoded by the coding sequence ATGCCTTTGCTGAACCTGCGTCATGCGGCCCGTGCGATCGTTCTGGATGGGGAGGACCGCATCCTGCTGTGCAGGTTCGTGCTTCCGGAGAGGGTGGTTTGGGCAACTCCCGGAGGAGGGATCGAGGCTGGCGAGTCACCTCAGGAGGCGCTGCGCCGCGAGCTGCGTGAGGAGATCGGGCTCGTGATTGACGGGACGCCGCCGCACGTGTGGCATCGGAAAGTCGTCGGTCCCGGCTATGTGAGCGGGTATGACGGCGCGATTGAGGACTACTTCCTCGTCCGCACTGCTGCCTTCCGACCGGACGGAGCGTTGTCGAGTGACGAGTTGGCCGCTGAAAACATCACGGGTTTCCGCTGGTGGCAGCTGTCAGAGATCGCCGACTACCAAGGGTCGGACCTCTTTGGGCCGCGTGATCTTGCGGGTCCACTAACCCGACTGATCAAGGACGGAGTCCCCGATCAGCCACTGGAGCTTGGGCTGTAA
- a CDS encoding serine hydrolase: protein MSRQQSSRGLPIALAVAAVALATLTATTAAPAGPPHHAPPRLHPNVQAAHAKTQAVLNEIVAQGTPGVIAQVRDARGVWDGRAGVGDLVAERPRSTSEKFRIASVTKTFTATVLLGLEAEGRISLDDSVEEWLPGVVRGKGYRPGNITVRHLLNHTSGIFDYNMDDGFRSLYAGDEFDRNRHTRWTPEELVDIALAHPPNFQPEQGSRPGRPGRWDYSDTNYVVAGMVVEKATGGTYAQAVERLVIRPLGLRGTSVPGTSPQLPAPHARHYSTLFEDGPEAKVRDVTEFSPTVAFSAGQMISTVGDVNAFLSKLLAGELLPPAQQRQLLDAVHVDGDKGHGGPQDRYGLGIRHFKLKEGCWAWGHGGMIPGSATRTLASADGRRVMTMNRNGDWGEQRLEDAAVETEFCEL, encoded by the coding sequence ATGAGCCGTCAACAGTCCTCTCGTGGACTCCCCATCGCCCTTGCCGTCGCAGCCGTCGCCCTGGCAACGCTCACCGCTACCACCGCCGCACCGGCCGGGCCACCCCACCATGCTCCGCCCCGGTTACACCCGAACGTCCAGGCCGCGCACGCGAAGACCCAGGCCGTACTGAACGAGATCGTCGCGCAAGGCACCCCCGGCGTCATCGCCCAGGTACGAGACGCGCGCGGTGTGTGGGATGGCCGGGCCGGTGTCGGTGACCTGGTCGCCGAGCGGCCGAGGAGCACCAGCGAGAAGTTCCGTATCGCCAGCGTGACCAAGACCTTCACCGCCACGGTGCTGCTCGGGCTCGAAGCCGAGGGCAGGATTTCGCTGGACGACAGCGTGGAGGAGTGGCTGCCCGGGGTGGTGCGCGGCAAGGGCTACCGGCCCGGGAACATCACCGTGCGGCACCTGCTCAACCACACGAGCGGCATCTTCGACTACAACATGGACGACGGCTTCCGCTCCCTGTACGCGGGGGACGAGTTCGACCGGAACCGCCACACCAGATGGACCCCCGAAGAGTTGGTGGACATCGCGCTCGCCCACCCGCCCAACTTCCAGCCGGAGCAGGGCAGCAGGCCCGGCAGGCCAGGAAGGTGGGACTATTCCGACACCAACTACGTCGTCGCCGGCATGGTTGTCGAGAAGGCCACCGGCGGCACCTACGCGCAGGCGGTCGAGCGTCTTGTCATCCGGCCGCTCGGCCTGCGCGGCACGAGTGTGCCGGGCACCTCGCCCCAACTGCCCGCACCACACGCGAGGCACTACTCCACGCTGTTCGAGGACGGGCCGGAGGCGAAAGTGCGCGACGTCACCGAGTTCAGCCCCACCGTCGCCTTCTCCGCCGGGCAGATGATCTCGACCGTCGGAGACGTGAACGCCTTCCTGTCCAAGCTGCTGGCCGGTGAGCTGCTGCCGCCCGCCCAGCAGCGGCAGCTGCTCGACGCGGTCCACGTCGACGGGGACAAGGGACACGGTGGTCCACAGGACCGCTACGGCCTCGGCATACGGCACTTCAAGCTCAAGGAGGGCTGCTGGGCCTGGGGCCACGGCGGCATGATCCCCGGCTCCGCGACCCGAACGCTCGCCTCGGCGGACGGCCGGCGCGTCATGACCATGAACCGCAACGGCGACTGGGGCGAGCAGCGACTGGAGGACGCGGCCGTCGAGACCGAGTTCTGCGAGCTCTGA
- the acnA gene encoding aconitate hydratase AcnA: MSANSFDARSTLQVGDESYEIFRLDKVEGSARLPYSLKVLLENLLRTEDGANITADHIRALGGWDSQAQPSQEIQFTPARVIMQDFTGVPCVVDLATMREAVKALGGDPAKVNPLSPAELVIDHSVIADKFGTNEAFAQNVELEYGRNRERYQFLRWGQTAFDDFKVVPPGTGIVHQVNIEHLARTVMVRNGQAYPDTLVGTDSHTTMVNGLGVLGWGVGGIEAEAAMLGQPVSMLIPRVVGFKLTGELTPGTTATDLVLTITEMLRKHGVVGKFVEFYGEGVAATSLANRATIGNMSPEFGSTAAIFPIDDETIKYLKLTGRSEQQLALVEAYAKEQGLWLDPAAEPDFSEKLELDLSTVVPSIAGPKRPQDRIVLANAAEQFKTDVRNYVDSVDEAGQESFPASDSPAVAPNGAPSNPVTVTAPDGSTYEIDHGAVTVAAITSCTNTSNPYVMVAAALVAKKAVEKGLTRKPWVKTTLAPGSKVVTDYFDKAGLTPYLDKVGFNLVGYGCTTCIGNSGPLPEEVSKAVNDHDLAVTSVLSGNRNFEGRINPDVKMNYLASPPLVVAYALAGSMKVDITKDALGTDQEGKPVYLSDIWPTEAEVNDVVANAIGEDMFNKSYADVFAGDAQWQALPIPTGNTFEWDPQSTYVRKPPYFEGMTMETTPVSDITGARVLAKLGDSVTTDHISPAGAIKADTPAGKYLTEHGVERRDFNSYGSRRGNHEVMIRGTFANIRLRNQIAPGTEGGYTRDFTVEGAPVSFIYDASRNYIEQGIPLVVLAGKEYGSGSSRDWAAKGTALLGVKAVIAESYERIHRSNLIGMGVLPLQFPEGASAESLGLTGEETFDFTGVEELNNGTTPRTVKVTTDTGVEFDAVVRIDTPGEADYYRNGGIMQYVLRSLIRK; encoded by the coding sequence GTGTCGGCGAACAGCTTCGACGCCCGCAGCACGCTGCAGGTGGGCGACGAGTCGTACGAGATCTTCCGGCTGGACAAGGTGGAAGGCTCGGCCCGCCTTCCGTACAGCCTGAAGGTGCTGCTGGAGAACCTCCTCCGCACCGAGGACGGCGCGAACATCACCGCCGACCACATCCGCGCCCTCGGCGGCTGGGACTCGCAGGCCCAGCCGTCGCAGGAGATCCAGTTCACGCCGGCCCGCGTGATCATGCAGGACTTCACCGGCGTGCCCTGTGTCGTGGACCTCGCCACCATGCGTGAGGCCGTCAAGGCGCTCGGCGGCGACCCGGCGAAGGTCAACCCGCTCTCCCCGGCCGAGCTGGTCATCGACCACTCCGTCATCGCCGACAAGTTCGGCACCAACGAGGCCTTCGCGCAGAACGTCGAGCTGGAGTACGGCCGCAACCGCGAGCGCTACCAGTTCCTGCGCTGGGGTCAGACCGCCTTCGACGACTTCAAGGTCGTCCCGCCGGGCACCGGCATCGTCCACCAGGTCAACATCGAGCACCTCGCTCGGACCGTCATGGTGCGTAACGGCCAGGCCTACCCCGACACCCTGGTCGGCACCGACTCGCACACCACCATGGTCAACGGCCTCGGTGTGCTGGGCTGGGGCGTCGGCGGCATCGAGGCCGAGGCCGCCATGCTCGGCCAGCCGGTCTCCATGCTCATCCCGCGCGTCGTCGGCTTCAAGCTCACCGGTGAGCTCACGCCCGGCACCACCGCCACCGACCTCGTGCTGACCATCACCGAGATGCTCCGCAAGCACGGCGTCGTCGGCAAGTTCGTCGAGTTCTACGGCGAGGGCGTGGCGGCCACGAGCCTCGCCAACCGCGCCACCATCGGCAACATGTCGCCGGAGTTCGGCTCCACCGCCGCGATCTTCCCGATCGACGACGAGACCATCAAGTACCTGAAGCTCACCGGCCGCTCCGAGCAGCAGCTCGCGCTGGTCGAGGCGTACGCCAAGGAGCAGGGCCTCTGGCTGGACCCGGCCGCCGAGCCGGACTTCTCCGAGAAGCTGGAGCTCGACCTCTCCACGGTCGTCCCCTCCATCGCCGGCCCGAAGCGTCCGCAGGACCGCATCGTCCTCGCGAACGCCGCCGAGCAGTTCAAGACGGACGTACGCAACTACGTCGACTCCGTGGACGAGGCGGGCCAGGAGTCCTTCCCGGCCTCCGACTCCCCGGCCGTCGCCCCGAACGGCGCCCCGTCCAACCCGGTCACCGTGACCGCCCCCGACGGCTCGACGTACGAGATCGACCACGGCGCGGTCACCGTCGCGGCCATCACCTCCTGCACCAACACCTCCAACCCGTACGTCATGGTCGCCGCCGCGCTGGTGGCCAAGAAGGCGGTCGAGAAGGGCCTGACCCGCAAGCCGTGGGTCAAGACCACCCTCGCGCCGGGTTCGAAGGTCGTCACCGACTACTTCGACAAGGCGGGCCTCACCCCGTACCTCGACAAGGTCGGCTTCAACCTGGTCGGTTACGGCTGCACCACCTGCATCGGCAACTCCGGCCCGCTGCCGGAGGAGGTCTCCAAGGCCGTCAACGACCACGACCTCGCGGTCACCTCGGTCCTCTCCGGCAACCGGAACTTCGAGGGCCGTATCAACCCCGACGTCAAGATGAACTACCTGGCGTCCCCGCCGCTGGTCGTCGCGTACGCCCTCGCGGGCTCCATGAAGGTGGACATCACCAAGGACGCGCTCGGCACGGACCAGGAGGGCAAGCCGGTCTACCTGTCCGACATCTGGCCGACCGAGGCCGAGGTCAACGACGTCGTGGCGAATGCCATCGGCGAGGACATGTTCAACAAGTCCTACGCCGACGTCTTCGCCGGCGACGCCCAGTGGCAGGCGCTGCCGATCCCGACCGGCAACACCTTCGAGTGGGACCCGCAGTCGACGTACGTCCGCAAGCCCCCGTACTTCGAGGGCATGACGATGGAGACCACCCCGGTCTCCGACATCACCGGCGCCCGGGTCCTGGCCAAGCTGGGCGACTCGGTCACCACCGACCACATCTCGCCCGCCGGTGCGATCAAGGCCGACACACCGGCCGGCAAGTACCTCACCGAGCACGGTGTGGAGCGCCGCGACTTCAACAGCTACGGCTCCCGCCGAGGCAACCACGAGGTCATGATCCGCGGCACGTTCGCCAACATCCGCCTGCGCAACCAGATCGCGCCGGGCACGGAAGGCGGCTACACCCGCGACTTCACCGTCGAGGGCGCGCCGGTGTCGTTCATCTACGACGCCTCGCGCAACTACATCGAGCAGGGCATCCCGCTGGTCGTCCTGGCCGGCAAGGAATACGGTTCCGGCTCGTCCCGCGACTGGGCCGCCAAGGGCACCGCGCTGCTCGGCGTCAAGGCCGTCATCGCCGAGTCGTACGAGCGCATCCACCGCTCCAACCTCATCGGCATGGGCGTCCTTCCGCTGCAGTTCCCGGAGGGTGCGTCCGCCGAGTCCCTCGGCCTGACCGGCGAGGAGACCTTCGACTTCACCGGCGTCGAGGAGCTCAACAACGGCACCACCCCGCGCACGGTCAAGGTCACCACCGACACCGGTGTCGAGTTCGACGCGGTCGTCCGCATCGACACCCCCGGTGAGGCCGACTACTACCGCAACGGCGGCATCATGCAGTACGTGCTGCGCAGCCTGATCCGCAAGTAA
- a CDS encoding NAD(P)-dependent oxidoreductase, which produces MRVFVAGGSGALGRRLVPQLVARGHQVTATTTSAAKLGMLAELGAQGVVMDGLDGVSVREAVAQARPDAIMHQMTALGTGKPDMRHPDRFFAPTNRLRVEGTDHLLAAAEATGVPHVLVQSFAQSYGPRAGLLTEEDPIDPGTVPTVRRLSAGVLHIQDVVPKAGGTVLRYGGFYGPGASDDVVEMVRKRKFPLVGDGSGWNSWVHLDDAASATVLAMEQRARGVFNIVDDEPAQVLDWLPYLAACAGAKRPMRVPKWLARLLAGEFAVALMTEGHGFSNARARRELGWELRYPSWRLGFKEELA; this is translated from the coding sequence ATGCGGGTGTTCGTGGCGGGCGGGAGCGGAGCCCTGGGGCGGCGGCTGGTGCCGCAGCTGGTGGCCCGGGGCCACCAGGTGACGGCTACCACGACGAGCGCGGCCAAGCTGGGCATGCTGGCGGAGCTGGGCGCGCAGGGCGTCGTGATGGACGGGCTGGACGGGGTGTCGGTCCGGGAAGCGGTGGCCCAGGCGCGGCCGGACGCGATCATGCACCAGATGACCGCGCTCGGCACCGGCAAGCCCGACATGCGGCACCCGGACCGGTTCTTCGCCCCGACCAACCGGCTGCGCGTCGAGGGTACGGACCATCTGCTGGCCGCCGCCGAGGCGACCGGCGTGCCCCATGTGCTCGTGCAGAGCTTCGCGCAGAGTTACGGGCCCCGTGCGGGGCTGCTGACCGAGGAGGACCCGATCGACCCGGGCACGGTGCCGACCGTGCGCAGACTCTCGGCGGGTGTCCTGCACATCCAGGATGTGGTGCCCAAGGCCGGCGGCACGGTCCTGCGCTACGGCGGGTTCTACGGGCCGGGCGCGAGCGACGACGTGGTCGAGATGGTGCGCAAGCGGAAGTTCCCGCTCGTGGGGGACGGCAGCGGCTGGAACTCCTGGGTGCATCTCGACGACGCGGCGAGCGCCACCGTCCTGGCCATGGAGCAGCGGGCGAGGGGCGTGTTCAACATCGTCGACGACGAGCCCGCCCAGGTCCTGGACTGGCTGCCGTACCTGGCCGCGTGCGCGGGGGCGAAGCGGCCGATGCGGGTGCCCAAGTGGCTCGCCAGGCTGCTGGCCGGGGAGTTCGCGGTGGCTCTGATGACCGAGGGCCACGGTTTCTCCAACGCCAGGGCCAGGCGGGAGCTCGGCTGGGAGCTGCGCTACCCGTCGTGGCGGCTGGGCTTCAAGGAGGAGCTGGCCTGA
- a CDS encoding lytic polysaccharide monooxygenase, with protein MALTTSSSPPRPRPRLPLPTRRGALLLVLLSLLTTIPALGLIVTAGGDAEAHGTPMKPGSRTFLCWQDGLTDTGEIKPVNPACKTAQQVSGTTPFYNWFSVLRSDGAGRTHGFVPDGELCSGGNTNFTGFNTPSANWPLTHLTSGATVDFSYNAWAAHPGWFYVYITKDGFDPTTTLTWDDMEERPFLSVDHPPLNGSPGTVEANYSWSGQLPEGKSGRHIIYMVWQRSDSAETFYSCSDVVFDGGNGEVTGIKQPGNPTEPVPGTCTATRKTTGSWNGGYQSEVTVTNSGNVPMLGWMVDWTLPGGQKVDSLWSGNPTYNGQNVMVHNAGWNGSLDPGESTTFGYVVNGSGGDTAATLPCRVG; from the coding sequence ATGGCCCTGACAACATCATCTTCACCTCCCCGCCCCAGACCCCGATTACCGCTCCCGACCCGCCGAGGAGCCCTTCTCCTCGTCCTGCTGTCCCTGCTCACGACGATCCCGGCCCTCGGCCTGATCGTCACGGCCGGCGGCGATGCGGAGGCCCACGGCACCCCCATGAAGCCCGGCAGCCGCACCTTCCTGTGCTGGCAGGACGGGCTGACCGACACCGGTGAGATCAAGCCTGTGAACCCGGCCTGCAAGACGGCACAACAGGTAAGCGGTACCACGCCGTTCTACAACTGGTTCTCCGTGCTGCGCTCGGACGGTGCCGGCCGCACCCACGGCTTTGTGCCGGACGGCGAGCTGTGCAGCGGCGGAAACACCAACTTCACCGGTTTCAACACTCCCAGTGCCAACTGGCCGTTGACCCATCTGACCTCGGGCGCGACCGTCGACTTCTCGTACAACGCCTGGGCCGCGCACCCGGGTTGGTTCTACGTCTACATCACCAAGGACGGCTTCGATCCCACCACGACGCTCACCTGGGACGACATGGAGGAGCGGCCGTTCCTGAGCGTCGACCACCCGCCGCTGAACGGTTCGCCGGGCACGGTCGAGGCCAACTACTCCTGGTCCGGGCAGCTCCCGGAGGGCAAGTCGGGGCGGCACATCATCTACATGGTGTGGCAGCGCTCGGACAGCGCGGAGACCTTCTACTCCTGCTCCGACGTCGTCTTCGACGGCGGGAACGGCGAGGTGACCGGTATCAAGCAGCCCGGCAACCCGACCGAACCGGTGCCGGGCACCTGCACGGCCACGCGGAAGACGACCGGCAGCTGGAACGGTGGCTACCAATCCGAGGTGACCGTCACCAACTCCGGCAATGTCCCGATGCTCGGCTGGATGGTCGACTGGACGCTGCCGGGCGGCCAGAAGGTCGACAGTCTGTGGAGCGGCAACCCGACATACAACGGGCAGAACGTGATGGTCCACAACGCCGGCTGGAACGGATCACTGGATCCGGGCGAAAGCACGACGTTCGGCTACGTCGTCAACGGTTCCGGCGGTGATACGGCGGCGACCTTGCCCTGCCGGGTCGGCTGA